The window CCTCCTCCACTCCAACCCACGCCCGCCCGGCTGGGCTCGCCGCCTCCGCCTCGCCCTCCAGACCGCCAAAGCCCTTCTCACCCTCCACTCCGCGCAGCCGCCCGTCATCCATCGCGACGTCAAGTCGGCCAATGTGCTGATCGACCAAGACTCCAACGCCCGGCTCGCCGATTTCGGTCTCGCCCtccgcgacgacgacgacgacgacgccgcCGGCGGCAAATTCCCCTCATCCGCCCGCTCCACCCCTCCCGCAGGCACGCTTGGCTACCTCGACCCCTCTTACGTCACGCCCGAGAGCCTGAGCACCAAGACCGACGTCTTCAGCTTCGGGATCCTGCTTCTCGAGATCATGAGCGGCCGGAAGGCGATCGACGTCGCCCACTCCCCGCCATCGGTCGTGGAGTGGGCCGTTCCCCTGTTGCGAAAAGGCAAGGTCTCGACGCTGTTCGATCCGAGGATCACGCCGCCCAAGAACCCACTGGCAAGGAAGCAGCTCGCGTCGCTCGCTGCCAGCTGCGTGCGGTCCCTCAAGGAGATGCGGCCTTCCATGGACGAGGTGGTGGGGCAGCTCAAGGTGTTGAGGAAGACAGTGCCTTCTAGGGCTTGGAACGGGCTCTCGGTCGGCAACCCATGCTCGGTAGTGGACGTAGAGAGGACCCTGACGAAGCTGAACTCTAGCAGTACCAATCAAAACCACAATTTGTGTTCAGATTCGAGGATTCAtggggaggaggagccaattgcaaCCAGGCATGAAGAAATGCCCGTCCATGTCAGGAAGCTGCCTTCGACTGTGAAGGGATCCCGTTCTTTGTCGAGCTCAAGGAGGGGAAGTacaaatctgttgaatctcatggCTCAACCTAATGGAGAGCTGAAAGGGGAATCGGCAGTAGATGGGAACAGTAACGGTGGTCCGGCGATGGGCAGGGCGAAGGCTCTGCGTCTCCTCCATGATTTCTACGAAAGAGATGCGACTTGGCAGTCGAGGAGGAAGGCTAAGGACTCGCTGAAATCATTATGGAGAGTCGATGAGAAAGATGATGTGGATGAGAAAGCTCATGGCTGATCTGGAGATCCACTCTAAGCTGGGGCAGATGGTCCAGACCACATGGTATGTTGCATTTCATTTATGTTATTGTCGAatgaacctttttttttcttgggCAAAGCAGATTATTATTTCTCATATATCGACATCTCCAGTTGTCTGCATGTgcattctgctgctgctgcttttttttttttgtactttaTTACTAGAAGATtactattggtttt of the Musa acuminata AAA Group cultivar baxijiao chromosome BXJ3-2, Cavendish_Baxijiao_AAA, whole genome shotgun sequence genome contains:
- the LOC135630884 gene encoding serine/threonine-protein kinase-like protein At3g51990; translation: MGYLSCHADSSIATCRSISSSDVTSRNPHRKKKKKKNSNLPKSLAPPHDVRNDAGGEAHDFSHPDICHFTYGELESATANFSDGALLGRGSHGAVYKAVLRSGRQVAVKRPSRRPRLLSSPPPSPAAAPARDEVENEIEILSGIRSPRLVNLIGFTPSDDRRERLLVVEFMPNGTLYDLLHSNPRPPGWARRLRLALQTAKALLTLHSAQPPVIHRDVKSANVLIDQDSNARLADFGLALRDDDDDDAAGGKFPSSARSTPPAGTLGYLDPSYVTPESLSTKTDVFSFGILLLEIMSGRKAIDVAHSPPSVVEWAVPLLRKGKVSTLFDPRITPPKNPLARKQLASLAASCVRSLKEMRPSMDEVVGQLKVLRKTVPSRAWNGLSVGNPCSVVDVERTLTKLNSSSTNQNHNLCSDSRIHGEEEPIATRHEEMPVHVRKLPSTVKGSRSLSSSRRGSTNLLNLMAQPNGELKGESAVDGNSNGGPAMGRAKALRLLHDFYERDATWQSRRKAKDSLKSLWRVDEKDDVDEKAHG